Proteins co-encoded in one Malus domestica chromosome 09, GDT2T_hap1 genomic window:
- the LOC114826801 gene encoding metalloendoproteinase 3-MMP-like — MASKSTLCLFTITLVLVFLSVLSHATSAETRNQKPSPFEFLNHLKGCHKGDKVQGIQDLKKYLEKFGYLNGHSDSDDFDDILESAIKTYQVNYHLKATGTLDAKTVSKMIMPRCGVADIINGTTSMRSGKKRHPHHHGGHGSPHTVAHYSFFTGNPKWPSSKYHHLTYAFDQSTPTEARDAVARAFATWAGNTHFSFSQSQNYKNADLTISFGKGDHGDGNPFDGRGGILAHAFPPTNERFHYDADEAWAVGAVADAYDLETVALHEIGHLLGLQHSSVEGAVMSPGVRSGFTQSLHADDIQGIKALYNT; from the coding sequence ATGGCATCAAAAAGTACTCTTTGCCTCTTCACAATCACCCTCGTCCTCGTCTTTCTTTCTGTTCTCTCCCATGCAACATCGGCAGAAACCCGCAACCAGAAACCTTCGCCGTTCGAGTTCCTTAACCATCTCAAGGGGTGTCACAAGGGTGACAAGGTCCAAGGCATCCAAGACCTAAAAAAGTACCTTGAAAAATTTGGATACTTGAACGGCCATTCCGATAGTGATGACTTCGACGACATCTTGGAGTCGGCGATCAAAACCTACCAAGTCAATTACCACCTCAAGGCCACCGGAACCTTAGATGCTAAAACAGTATCAAAAATGATAATGCCGCGATGTGGTGTCGCTGATATTATCAATGGTACAACCTCCATGAGATCCGGAAAGAAAAGGCACCCTCACCACCACGGCGGACATGGTTCGCCTCACACAGTTGCTCATTATTCTTTTTTCACCGGAAACCCAAAATGGCCTTCTTCTAAGTACCATCATCTCACCTATGCTTTTGATCAAAGCACCCCAACTGAGGCCCGGGACGCAGTTGCGCGCGCTTTCGCAACATGGGCAGGCAACACACACTTCTCGTTCAGTCAATCCCAAAACTATAAGAACGCGGATCTGACAATAAGTTTTGGTAAGGGTGATCATGGAGATGGGAACCCATTTGACGGCCGAGGTGGGATCCTTGCTCACGCATTTCCACCGACCAATGAGAGATTCCACTACGATGCCGATGAGGCGTGGGCTGTGGGAGCTGTGGCGGACGCTTATGACTTGGAGACTGTGGCCTTGCATGAAATCGGACATCTGTTGGGGCTACAACATAGCTCTGTTGAAGGAGCCGTCATGTCCCCTGGCGTTCGTAGTGGATTTACCCAAAGTTTGCATGCAGATGATATTCAAGGAATTAAAGCTTTATATAACACTTGA
- the LOC103421453 gene encoding replication protein A 70 kDa DNA-binding subunit B-like, translated as MSIVPICELKPFRNNMKIKVRICRLWRPKMFGRQNQFNGLQCVLVDELNDAIEASVLEADYEIVAPKIKVGFIYEITRLHSRSSKQTYKVVPHTVQLYFNGKTTFKQIPERPPHIPEHRFYLVDYSELLSRVDKVEILTDVMGHITAVQPLEDRMVNKERLETKCDVHLQNTRNEEVRVTLWGDCARTFDIEVVTQQPSPIVAVFTSLKVKRFLGNTVLSSTGCTLFFINPKIPEAANYKSISSHALKMIPTSAQLMTPDQLDAAEKLSVGQLNILDPNLYQNTPFLCRAAVARFDLSNG; from the exons ATGAGCATCGTACCAATCTGTGAATTAAAGCCTTTTAGAAACAATATGAAGATCAAAGTTAGAATATGCCGGTTGTGGAGACCCAAAATGTTTGGACGCCAAAACCAATTCAATGGCTTACAATGTGTACTGGTTGATGAACTG AATGATGCCATTGAAGCCTCGGTCTTAGAAGCAGACTATGAGATAGTAGCTCCAAAAATTAAAGTTGGTTTTATATATGAGATCACACGGTTGCATAGCCGTTCCAGTAAACAAACGTACAAGGTCGTACCACACACTGTACAACTATACTTCAATGGGAAAACAACTTTCAAACAGATACCAGAAAGACCTCCACACATTCCTGAGCACCGCTTTTATTTAGTGGATTACAGTGAATTGTTATCCCGTGTAGATAAAGTTGAAATTCTCACAG ATGTTATGGGACATATCACAGCAGTGCAACCATTGGAAGACAgaatggttaacaaagaaagactGGAAACAAAATGTGACGTTCACCTTCAAAACACCAG AAACGAAGAAGTGAGAGTTACACTTTGGGGAGACTGCGCCAGGACCTTTGATATTGAAGTTGTAACACAACAACCATCACCAATTGTGGCTGTGTTCACAAGTCTCAAAGTAAAACGGTTCCTAG GAAACACAGTGCTTAGCAGTACCGGATGCACTTTGTTTTTCATAAACCCAAAAATACCAGAAGCAGCAAATTACAAATCGAT TTCCAGTCATGCTTTGAAAATGATTCCAACCTCAGCACAACTAATGACACCAGATCAATTGGATGCCGCTGAAAAACTATCAGTAGGGCAATTGAATATCTTGGATCCAAATCTTTATCAG AACACTCCATTTCTGTGCAGAGCAGCAGTTGCACGGTTTGATTTGAGTAACGGCTGA